From Halanaerobium saccharolyticum subsp. saccharolyticum DSM 6643:
ATATGGGATATTTATCAGAATAATTTTTTAAATGAAGATTTTGAAATAAAAAAAATATTTAAGGATGTGGAAATGCAAAATCTATATAAAAAGTTAAAAAAAGAAGAAAAAGATACTTTTAAAGAAATTGAATTTGTTGATTTTTTAAAGTAATTTTTGAATTAATTTACTTAAGGACTTTCATTTTAAAGACTTTTGTGTTACAATTAATGATTGTGTCAGGCATTATGCATTGAGGAGGAATTTAAATGGTTAAAAAAGCTAATAACGAAAATAATGATAACCAGAATGACAGTACTGAAGAAGAAGAAAATGATTTAGATCTTTCCATACCTGATGGAGCCGGTATTGATGATTCCGTTCGCGTTTATTTAAAGGAAATGGGTAAAGTTGATCTGCTTGACAAAGAAGAAGAAGTTGAACTTGCAAAAAGAATTGAACAGGGTGATCAAGAGGCCCGGGCACAGCTGACTGAAGCTAATTTAAGACTTGTAGTTAGTATTGCTAAAAAATATATAGGACAGGGTATGTCTTTTCTGGATTTAATTCAGGAAGGAAACAAAGGATTAATGAAAGCTGTAGAAAAATTCGACTACACCAAAGGTTATAAGTTCAGTACCTATGCTACCTGGTGGATTAGACAATCAATTACGAGAGCTCTTGCTGATCAGGCCAGAACTATTAGAATACCTGTGCATATGGTAGAAACAATGAATAAATTAAGAAGAATTGAAAAAAGACTTAAAAAGGATTTAGAAAGAGAGCCCACCATAGAAGAAATTGGTGAAGAAATGAATATGGAGCCAGAAAAGGTATTAGAGATTCAAAAACTGGCGATGAATCAGCAGCCTACTTCTCTTGACACTCCTATTGGTGAAGAACAAGACAGCCATTTAAAGGATTTCATTGAAGATCAGGATGCACCTGCACCGGAAATGCTAGCCTCTTCTGAACTTTTAAAAGATCAATTAGAAACAGTTTTAGATACTTTAACAGATAGAGAAAAAAGAATTATTAAACTAAGATTTGGGCTTGAAGATGGACGTCAAA
This genomic window contains:
- the rpoD gene encoding RNA polymerase sigma factor RpoD, with product MVKKANNENNDNQNDSTEEEENDLDLSIPDGAGIDDSVRVYLKEMGKVDLLDKEEEVELAKRIEQGDQEARAQLTEANLRLVVSIAKKYIGQGMSFLDLIQEGNKGLMKAVEKFDYTKGYKFSTYATWWIRQSITRALADQARTIRIPVHMVETMNKLRRIEKRLKKDLEREPTIEEIGEEMNMEPEKVLEIQKLAMNQQPTSLDTPIGEEQDSHLKDFIEDQDAPAPEMLASSELLKDQLETVLDTLTDREKRIIKLRFGLEDGRQRTLKEVGSQFGVTRERIRQIQAKALRKLRHPTRSKELRGYLNN